In the Spirochaetota bacterium genome, ATGTATGCTGCGGCAATGGCAAAGGATACCGCACGGATGCTCGATCTACAGAAAAAGATGTTCGCTCTCCGCGAGATATATCGCGTCGGTCATTATGCATCGAGCGGCATCAAGGGGGTAAAATGCGCGCTGTCCATCATGGGCATATGCAGCGACTTCATGGCCGAACCGTTCCATAATTTCCGGTCAGCGGAACGGGAAAAAGTTCACGCAATTTTGCAGACATTGAACATCGCATAAGGAAGGCCGCATGACGTTCAACGAAGTGCATTTTCATGACCCGCGTACAAAAACCTATCTCGGCAGTCCGTCGATAGTGCGCGCACCGGATGGCGCGCTTATCGCCGCGCACGACTATTTCGGCCCCGGCTGTCCGCGCAATCATGAGAATGAGGAACATCTCACGAGTATCTATCGCTCCGAAGATGACGGCGCAACATGGGAACAGATCACGCATATCGCGAATGCTTATTGGAGTACACTGTTCACGCATCGCGGCGCGCTTTATCTTTTCGGCGTATCGCAGCAGTACGGGTCGATAGTCATACGCAGGAGCGATGACAGCGGCTTCACCTGGACACATCCTGCCGATGAAAGATCAGGGCTGCTGTTCCACGGCGGATACTACCACGAGAACCCGAATTATCACACTGCGCCGGTGCCGGTACTTGTGCACAATGGCCGCATCTGGCGTGCATTCGAGGATTGCGTTGACTGCGTGTGGGGCGGCGGTTTTGCATCGTTCGTCATCTCCGCCGATGAGAATGCCGATCTCCTGAATGCATCAAGCTGGACGATGAGCAATAAACTCACGTTCGATTCGAAGCTCATTCCGAACGGCGTTACGCCGGTACGCGAATGGGGCTGGCTTGAGGGGAATATCGTCGCCGCGCCGGATGGATCACTGAAGAACATTCTGCGCCTCCATTCGTGGATGAGCGGCAAAGCGGCGATGCTCGATGTAAGTGCGGACGGGAAGAATATCAGCTTTGATGCGGCTAAAAGCTTCATCGATATGCCCGGCCATCATTCGAAATTTACGATACGCCGCGATCCGAAAAGCGGGAACTATCTATCGTTTGTGAACGCAACAAAAGACGATCCGAACTACTGGCGGCGCAATGTGCTTTCGCTCGCTGTTTCAAGCGATTGTATTCACTGGAAGGTGATCCGGGAGCTCATCCGGGATGATTCGAAACTGTCGGCTGAGGATTCGGGGAAGTTCATCGGTTTTCAGTATGTTGATTGGCAATTCGATGGCGATGATATAATCTATCTTGTGAGAACCGGTTATGATGGTGCGCATACGTTCCATGATGCGAATCGGATCACATTCCATCGGTTGAAAAAGTATGTTTCGAATGGAAAAAGTGCATAATCTACGGCAAAAAGTCAATTCCCTTGCAGGGCCCCGGTAGTATCTTAATGCTACAATAAGCGACAGCCGGGAGGCACGCAATGAGCTTCGATAAAGCCCGATTCATCAAGCCCAACATTCCTTTTGTTCGCGAATACAGGGAGATCAATCCCGCGCCGATGTTCCGCCGCACATTCACGCTTCCGCGCTTCACGAAGGCGACGCTCCGCGTATGCGGGCTCGGATACGGTTATTACTGGCTCAACGGGAAATCGGTCTCTCAGGATAAGCTGACAGCGCCGGTAAGCGATTATTCGAAGACGCTCTGGTATACTGTGTACGA is a window encoding:
- a CDS encoding sialidase family protein; protein product: MTFNEVHFHDPRTKTYLGSPSIVRAPDGALIAAHDYFGPGCPRNHENEEHLTSIYRSEDDGATWEQITHIANAYWSTLFTHRGALYLFGVSQQYGSIVIRRSDDSGFTWTHPADERSGLLFHGGYYHENPNYHTAPVPVLVHNGRIWRAFEDCVDCVWGGGFASFVISADENADLLNASSWTMSNKLTFDSKLIPNGVTPVREWGWLEGNIVAAPDGSLKNILRLHSWMSGKAAMLDVSADGKNISFDAAKSFIDMPGHHSKFTIRRDPKSGNYLSFVNATKDDPNYWRRNVLSLAVSSDCIHWKVIRELIRDDSKLSAEDSGKFIGFQYVDWQFDGDDIIYLVRTGYDGAHTFHDANRITFHRLKKYVSNGKSA